One genomic region from Ornithinimicrobium flavum encodes:
- a CDS encoding segregation and condensation protein A codes for MSRPATPGGILTGHRGGFEVHLDVFSGPFELLLGLIAKHRLDITEIALARVTDEFMAHLRTAQEAEVDWDLSQASEFVLVAATLLDLKAARLLPSAREDDEEDLALIEARDLLFARLLQYRAFKQVAEEMRLRMEGAGRIFARDVGVEERFASLLPEIVLGVTPEELAMIAGRAMIPRPPPTVGVAHLHAPTVSVREQASVLVARLRGQGSATFRDLVRDAGTTLVVVARFLALLELFRDALVTLDQPEALAELTVRWTGPEVGTVDVGDEFDEDDPDGSHRDEETDA; via the coding sequence GTGAGCCGGCCGGCGACCCCCGGCGGGATCCTCACCGGCCACCGGGGTGGTTTCGAGGTTCACCTCGACGTCTTCTCCGGGCCCTTCGAGCTGCTCCTGGGCCTCATCGCCAAGCACAGGCTGGACATCACCGAGATCGCCCTGGCCAGGGTCACCGACGAGTTCATGGCGCACCTGCGGACGGCCCAGGAGGCCGAGGTCGACTGGGACCTGTCGCAGGCCAGCGAGTTCGTGCTCGTGGCAGCCACCCTGCTCGACCTCAAGGCCGCCCGGCTGCTCCCCAGCGCCCGGGAGGACGACGAGGAGGACCTCGCCCTCATCGAGGCCCGGGACCTGCTCTTCGCCCGGCTGCTGCAGTACCGCGCCTTCAAGCAGGTCGCGGAGGAGATGCGTCTGCGGATGGAGGGGGCGGGCCGCATCTTCGCGCGCGACGTCGGGGTGGAGGAGCGCTTCGCCTCCCTGCTGCCGGAGATCGTCCTCGGGGTGACCCCCGAGGAGCTGGCGATGATCGCCGGCCGCGCCATGATCCCGCGCCCGCCCCCGACCGTCGGGGTGGCCCACCTGCACGCACCGACCGTCTCGGTGCGCGAGCAGGCCTCGGTCCTCGTGGCCCGACTGAGGGGTCAGGGCAGCGCCACCTTCCGCGACCTCGTGCGCGACGCCGGGACGACGCTGGTGGTCGTGGCGAGGTTCCTGGCGCTGCTCGAGCTCTTCCGCGACGCCCTCGTCACCCTGGACCAGCCGGAGGCGCTGGCCGAGCTGACCGTGCGCTGGACGGGCCCCGAGGTCGGGACCGTCGACGTCGGGGACGAGTTCGACGAGGATGACCCGGACGGGTCCCACCGGGACGAGGAGACCGACGCATGA
- a CDS encoding ParA family protein gives MNREAQATYDRLPGTEATGVGQEGPTGRPLPDFPVPAPLSSHGPARIIAMCNQKGGVGKTTTTINLGAALAEYGRRILMVDFDPQGALSVGFGVRAHDLDVTVYNLLVERGHDVRDVIQSTRVPGIDILPANIDLAAAEVQLVGEVAREQVLARVLRPVLDDYDVIFIDCQPSLGLLTVNALTAAHGVIIPLETEFFAMRGVALLIETIEKITDRLNPRLQVDGILPTMYDGRTLHSREVVRSVVDHFRDTVFHTVISRTVKFPDATLAAEPITTYASTHSGAEAYRQLARELVARGGAP, from the coding sequence GTGAACCGTGAGGCACAGGCCACCTACGACCGGCTGCCCGGCACCGAGGCGACCGGGGTGGGGCAGGAGGGGCCCACCGGACGACCCCTGCCCGACTTCCCGGTCCCCGCACCGCTGAGCAGCCACGGGCCCGCGCGCATCATCGCCATGTGCAACCAGAAGGGCGGGGTCGGCAAGACCACGACCACGATCAACCTCGGTGCGGCCCTGGCGGAGTACGGCCGCCGGATCCTCATGGTCGACTTCGACCCCCAGGGCGCGCTGTCGGTCGGGTTCGGGGTGCGGGCCCACGACCTGGACGTCACCGTCTACAACCTGCTCGTGGAGCGGGGCCACGACGTCCGGGACGTCATCCAGTCGACCCGGGTGCCCGGGATCGACATCCTCCCGGCCAACATCGACCTGGCCGCGGCCGAGGTGCAGCTCGTCGGGGAGGTCGCGCGCGAGCAGGTCCTGGCCAGGGTGCTGAGGCCGGTCCTGGACGACTACGACGTCATCTTCATCGACTGCCAGCCCTCGCTCGGCCTGCTGACGGTCAACGCCCTCACCGCCGCCCACGGCGTCATCATCCCGCTGGAGACCGAGTTCTTCGCCATGCGCGGGGTGGCGCTGCTCATCGAGACCATCGAGAAGATCACCGACCGGCTCAACCCGCGCCTGCAGGTCGACGGCATCCTGCCCACGATGTACGACGGGCGCACCTTGCACTCGCGCGAGGTCGTGCGCAGCGTGGTGGATCACTTCCGGGACACCGTCTTCCACACGGTCATCAGCCGCACCGTGAAGTTCCCCGACGCCACCCTGGCCGCCGAGCCCATCACCACCTACGCCAGCACCCACTCGGGCGCCGAGGCCTACCGGCAGCTGGCGCGGGAGCTCGTCGCCCGCGGCGGCGCCCCCTAG
- a CDS encoding site-specific tyrosine recombinase XerD produces the protein MSDPGPRPPAPRTALRRAVDGWLDHLRVERGRSEHTLRAYRRDTGRYLDFLAARGVQDPDQVTEEHVTSFLASLRAGDEEHPPLAATSAARAVVAVRGLHTFLALEGESGSDPAQEVSPPTPPRRLPKALPVHDVERLLQAAALGDTPAALRDRALLEVLYGSGARVSEAIGLDFDDLEPAPDDDRGGGGMVRLLGKGGKERIVPLGRYAREAVDAWVVRGRPGMVRAGTGTPALFVNARGGRLSRQSAWTAIKGAADRAGLTGEISPHTLRHSFATHLLDGGADVRVVQELLGHASVTTTQIYTHVSTQHLREVYAQSHPRARTPGPARP, from the coding sequence GTGAGCGACCCCGGCCCCCGACCGCCCGCGCCGCGCACCGCGCTACGACGCGCTGTCGACGGCTGGCTGGACCACCTGCGGGTCGAGCGCGGCCGCAGCGAGCACACGCTGCGGGCCTACCGGCGGGACACCGGCCGCTACCTCGACTTCCTCGCCGCCCGGGGCGTCCAGGACCCGGACCAGGTCACGGAGGAGCACGTCACCAGCTTCCTCGCCTCGTTGCGGGCCGGTGACGAGGAGCATCCTCCGCTGGCCGCCACATCGGCGGCCCGGGCCGTCGTGGCCGTCCGGGGGCTGCACACCTTCCTGGCCCTGGAGGGTGAGAGCGGGTCGGACCCGGCCCAGGAGGTCTCCCCGCCCACGCCACCGCGGCGCCTGCCCAAGGCTCTCCCGGTGCACGACGTCGAGCGGCTGCTGCAGGCGGCCGCCCTGGGCGACACCCCCGCGGCGCTGCGCGACCGGGCCCTCCTGGAGGTTCTCTACGGCAGCGGCGCCCGGGTCAGCGAGGCCATCGGGCTGGACTTCGACGACCTGGAGCCGGCACCGGACGACGACCGTGGGGGAGGGGGGATGGTCCGCCTGCTCGGCAAGGGGGGCAAGGAGCGGATCGTGCCCCTCGGCCGCTACGCCCGCGAGGCCGTCGACGCCTGGGTGGTGAGGGGCCGCCCGGGGATGGTCCGGGCCGGCACCGGCACCCCCGCCCTGTTCGTCAACGCCCGCGGTGGCCGGCTCTCCCGCCAGTCCGCCTGGACCGCGATCAAGGGTGCCGCCGACCGGGCCGGGCTCACGGGGGAGATCTCCCCGCACACGCTGCGTCACTCCTTCGCGACCCACCTCCTGGACGGCGGTGCCGACGTGCGGGTGGTGCAGGAGCTGCTCGGCCATGCGTCGGTGACGACCACGCAGATCTACACCCACGTCTCCACCCAGCACCTGCGGGAGGTCTACGCCCAGTCCCACCCGCGGGCGCGCACCCCGGGCCCGGCCCGACCCTGA
- the hisIE gene encoding bifunctional phosphoribosyl-AMP cyclohydrolase/phosphoribosyl-ATP diphosphatase HisIE, protein MTSPPVPLLPAGVDVGDVDFAKLDGLVPGVVQDARTGQVLMVGFLDEDALRTTLRTGLATFWSRSRASRWTKGESSGHTLAVRAVEVDCDRDTLLLHAVPAGPTCHTGDPTCFGPEALGGSFLPLLDEVVRDRDEQRPEGSYTTRLLEGGVRQVAQKVGEEGVETALAAVAQDDEDLLGESADLVFHLLVLLRSRGLGLRDVERVLRERHG, encoded by the coding sequence ATGACGAGCCCTCCCGTGCCCCTGCTGCCCGCGGGCGTGGACGTCGGTGACGTGGACTTCGCCAAGCTCGACGGGCTGGTGCCCGGGGTCGTGCAGGACGCCCGGACCGGGCAGGTCCTCATGGTGGGCTTCCTCGACGAGGACGCGCTGCGCACCACCCTGCGCACCGGGCTGGCGACCTTCTGGTCCCGGTCCCGGGCCTCCCGCTGGACCAAGGGCGAGAGCAGCGGCCACACCCTGGCCGTGCGGGCGGTGGAGGTCGACTGCGACCGCGACACGCTGCTGCTGCACGCCGTCCCGGCCGGGCCGACCTGCCACACCGGTGACCCGACGTGCTTCGGGCCGGAGGCGCTCGGCGGATCCTTCCTGCCGCTGCTGGACGAGGTCGTCCGCGACCGGGACGAGCAGCGGCCCGAGGGCTCCTACACCACCCGGCTCCTGGAGGGCGGGGTGCGCCAGGTCGCCCAGAAGGTGGGGGAGGAAGGCGTGGAGACGGCGCTCGCCGCGGTCGCCCAGGACGACGAGGACCTCCTGGGCGAGTCGGCGGACCTCGTCTTCCACCTGCTGGTGCTGCTGCGCTCCCGGGGCCTGGGTCTGCGGGACGTCGAGCGCGTCCTGCGGGAGCGGCACGGCTGA
- the hisA gene encoding 1-(5-phosphoribosyl)-5-[(5-phosphoribosylamino)methylideneamino]imidazole-4-carboxamide isomerase has protein sequence MDTIRPFTVYPAIDVRGGAVVRLHKGDYDQETRYTDNPLAVAENYARGGSAWLHLVDLDAARAGGYTLHDTLRAIVDATGLQVQTGGGVRSEEDVDRLLEAGAARVVVGSLAVREPHTVRSWIERFGPERITVALDTRIGPDGTWVLPTAGWTSVGEQDLITTLHSYEGSGLRHVLCTDIGRDGTLSGPNFHLYTMLTRSAPELEIQASGGARSVEDVRAARRTGCGGIILGKAILEGRLTVADAVREEAV, from the coding sequence GTGGACACCATCCGACCGTTCACCGTCTACCCCGCGATCGACGTCCGTGGCGGCGCCGTCGTGCGCCTGCACAAGGGTGACTACGACCAGGAGACCCGCTACACCGACAACCCGCTGGCCGTGGCCGAGAACTACGCGCGCGGCGGCTCGGCCTGGCTGCACCTGGTGGACCTCGACGCCGCCCGCGCCGGCGGCTACACCCTGCACGACACCCTCCGGGCGATCGTGGACGCCACCGGCCTGCAGGTCCAGACCGGGGGCGGGGTCCGCAGCGAGGAGGACGTCGACCGGCTGCTGGAGGCGGGGGCGGCCCGGGTCGTCGTCGGCTCCCTGGCGGTGCGGGAGCCACACACGGTGCGGTCCTGGATCGAGCGGTTCGGCCCCGAGCGCATCACGGTCGCGCTCGACACGCGCATCGGTCCCGACGGCACCTGGGTGCTGCCCACGGCGGGCTGGACGTCCGTGGGGGAGCAGGACCTCATCACCACCCTGCACTCCTACGAAGGCTCGGGTCTGCGGCACGTGCTCTGCACCGACATCGGCCGGGACGGCACCCTGTCCGGCCCCAACTTCCACCTCTACACCATGCTCACCCGGTCCGCCCCCGAGCTGGAGATCCAGGCCTCGGGCGGTGCGCGCTCGGTGGAGGACGTCCGGGCGGCACGCCGCACCGGGTGCGGAGGCATCATCCTCGGCAAGGCCATCCTCGAGGGCCGGCTCACCGTCGCCGACGCGGTCCGGGAGGAGGCGGTATGA
- the hisH gene encoding imidazole glycerol phosphate synthase subunit HisH — protein sequence MSVRVALVDSGGTNIGSVSYALERLGAASRLTADPADILAADRVILPGVGAARAAMARLDQLGLADVLREVQAPLLGVCLGMQLLFDRSAEDGGVDTLGLIHGPVDPIPAAPGVRVPHMGWNTLTDLVADPLLAGIEPGQRAYFVHSYAAPVGPSTLATTVHGTPLSAVVRSGLRWGAQFHPERSASLGARLLRNFVVEVDR from the coding sequence GTGAGCGTGCGGGTCGCCCTCGTCGACTCCGGCGGCACCAACATCGGGTCCGTCAGCTACGCCCTCGAGCGCTTGGGGGCCGCGTCCCGCCTGACGGCCGACCCGGCGGACATCCTCGCCGCGGACCGGGTGATCCTGCCGGGCGTGGGTGCGGCCCGGGCCGCGATGGCCCGGCTGGACCAGCTCGGCCTCGCCGACGTCCTGCGCGAGGTCCAGGCCCCGCTGCTCGGGGTGTGCCTGGGGATGCAGCTGCTCTTCGACCGCTCGGCGGAGGATGGCGGCGTCGACACGCTGGGGCTCATCCACGGCCCGGTCGACCCCATCCCGGCCGCGCCGGGGGTGCGGGTGCCGCACATGGGATGGAACACCCTGACCGACCTGGTGGCCGACCCGCTGCTGGCCGGGATCGAGCCTGGCCAGCGGGCCTACTTCGTGCACTCCTACGCCGCGCCGGTGGGGCCCTCGACGCTGGCCACGACGGTCCACGGCACACCCCTGAGTGCGGTGGTCCGCTCCGGCCTGCGCTGGGGCGCGCAGTTCCACCCGGAGAGGTCGGCGTCGCTGGGCGCGCGGCTTCTGCGAAACTTCGTGGTGGAGGTCGACCGATGA
- the hisB gene encoding bifunctional histidinol-phosphatase/imidazoleglycerol-phosphate dehydratase HisB, translated as MSTRPICFVDRDGTIIEEPDDFQVDSLSKVRFVEGVIPALLRIQDAGFDLVMVSNQDGLGTAAFPQEDFDGPHQLVLQVLTSQGVRFREVLVDPHPAGPDAPWTRKPGIGMVVHLLKDRSVDWERSVMVGDRPTDREFGDNLGVRTYLLPGPAGTATDPHDDDGDGATTTWDRIAHELADRPRVASVERNTAETRITVDVDLDGTPGGDADTGIGFYDHMLDQLAKHGGFAMTVRCRGDLHIDDHHTIEDVALAVGEAIRTALGDKRGIGRYGFTLPMDEAQASAAIDLSGRPFFAYRGSFDRPTVGDFSTEMVEHFWRSFADALRCTLHLSVEGSNAHHQIEVGFKAVARALRMALARQGDATELPSTKGVL; from the coding sequence ATGAGCACCCGTCCGATCTGCTTCGTCGACCGCGACGGCACGATCATCGAGGAGCCCGACGACTTCCAGGTCGACTCCCTGTCCAAGGTCCGGTTCGTGGAGGGCGTCATCCCCGCCCTGCTGCGCATCCAGGACGCGGGCTTCGACCTGGTCATGGTCAGCAACCAGGACGGCCTCGGCACCGCGGCCTTTCCCCAGGAGGACTTCGACGGCCCCCACCAGCTGGTGCTGCAGGTCCTCACCAGCCAGGGGGTCCGCTTCCGCGAGGTGCTCGTCGACCCGCACCCCGCCGGCCCGGACGCGCCGTGGACGCGCAAGCCCGGCATCGGGATGGTGGTCCACCTCCTCAAGGACCGGTCCGTGGACTGGGAGCGCTCGGTCATGGTCGGCGACCGCCCCACCGACCGGGAGTTCGGCGACAACCTGGGGGTGCGGACCTACCTGCTCCCGGGCCCCGCCGGGACCGCGACCGACCCCCACGACGACGACGGCGACGGCGCGACGACGACCTGGGACCGGATCGCCCACGAGCTCGCGGACCGTCCCCGGGTCGCCTCGGTGGAGCGGAACACGGCCGAGACCCGGATCACCGTCGACGTCGACCTGGACGGGACGCCCGGCGGGGACGCGGACACCGGGATCGGCTTCTACGACCACATGCTCGACCAGCTGGCCAAGCACGGCGGCTTCGCGATGACCGTGCGCTGCCGGGGGGACCTGCACATCGACGACCACCACACGATCGAGGACGTGGCGCTGGCGGTGGGTGAGGCGATCCGCACCGCACTGGGGGACAAGCGCGGCATCGGTCGCTACGGCTTCACCCTGCCCATGGACGAGGCGCAGGCCAGCGCCGCGATCGACCTGTCCGGACGGCCCTTCTTCGCCTACCGGGGCAGCTTCGACCGGCCCACCGTCGGGGACTTCTCCACCGAGATGGTCGAGCACTTCTGGCGCTCCTTCGCCGACGCCCTGCGGTGCACCCTGCACCTGTCGGTGGAGGGCAGCAACGCCCACCACCAGATCGAGGTGGGCTTCAAGGCCGTGGCCCGCGCGCTGCGGATGGCGCTGGCCCGGCAGGGCGACGCCACCGAGCTGCCCTCCACCAAGGGCGTCCTGTGA
- the hisC gene encoding histidinol-phosphate transaminase, with translation MRADAAAADFPRGLVRPDLQNFTGYSSARMSAPATTAAPTRIWLNANEAAGASGADPEGSSRRYPDPQPPPLLTALADLWSTTEDRVVVGRGSDELIELVVRSVCRPGQDGVVVASPTFGMYAVSARLHGVPVTDVPQAEDGLRWRVDTRAMAEATLRTGSRAVFVATPGNPTGSVVPLAQLAELADAVARQAVLVVDEAYGEFAAQRSAATLLEEHPNVVVLRTLSKAHALAGARVGFALAHPDLATVLRRVQAPYPVPVPVRDLALAALAPRALEATRQRVGLTLRLRDELGRFLRDLPGVRAVYASEANFFLVRSDDPARLLRVLDAAGIAVRDFRASPGLEDALRITVGSEPEMAALRQALSTPEGTPAPPSGPASGPASGPARGATPVPHPSAPAEENPA, from the coding sequence GTGAGGGCCGACGCGGCCGCGGCGGACTTCCCCCGCGGCCTGGTGCGACCCGACCTGCAGAACTTCACCGGCTACTCCTCGGCCAGGATGTCCGCCCCGGCGACCACCGCCGCGCCGACCCGGATCTGGCTCAACGCCAACGAGGCCGCCGGAGCCAGCGGCGCCGACCCGGAGGGGTCGAGCCGCCGCTACCCGGACCCCCAGCCACCACCGCTGCTCACCGCCCTCGCGGACCTGTGGTCCACCACCGAGGATCGCGTGGTGGTCGGGCGGGGCAGCGACGAGCTCATCGAGCTCGTCGTGCGCTCGGTCTGCCGGCCCGGGCAGGACGGGGTCGTCGTCGCCTCCCCGACCTTCGGGATGTATGCCGTGTCCGCCCGGCTCCACGGGGTGCCCGTCACCGACGTCCCGCAGGCCGAGGACGGCCTGCGCTGGCGGGTCGACACGCGGGCGATGGCCGAGGCGACCCTGCGCACGGGGTCTCGGGCCGTCTTCGTCGCGACCCCGGGCAACCCCACGGGGTCCGTCGTGCCGCTGGCGCAGCTCGCCGAGCTGGCGGACGCCGTCGCCCGGCAGGCGGTGCTCGTCGTCGACGAGGCCTACGGCGAGTTCGCCGCCCAGCGCTCGGCCGCCACCCTGCTCGAGGAGCACCCCAACGTCGTGGTCCTGCGCACCCTGTCCAAGGCGCACGCCCTCGCCGGGGCACGGGTCGGGTTCGCCCTCGCCCACCCCGACCTGGCCACGGTGCTGCGGCGGGTGCAGGCGCCATACCCCGTGCCGGTCCCGGTGCGGGACCTCGCCCTTGCCGCGCTCGCGCCCCGGGCCCTGGAGGCCACCCGGCAGCGCGTGGGCCTGACCCTGCGGCTGCGCGACGAGCTCGGCCGGTTCCTGCGCGACCTGCCCGGCGTCCGGGCGGTCTACGCCTCGGAGGCCAACTTCTTCCTCGTGCGCAGCGACGACCCGGCGCGGCTGCTCCGGGTGCTCGACGCCGCCGGCATCGCCGTGCGGGACTTCCGCGCCTCCCCGGGCCTGGAGGACGCCCTGCGCATCACCGTCGGCTCCGAGCCGGAGATGGCCGCCCTGCGGCAGGCCCTGTCCACCCCCGAGGGCACCCCGGCGCCCCCCTCCGGGCCCGCCTCCGGACCCGCCTCCGGGCCCGCCCGCGGCGCCACACCCGTACCCCACCCGTCAGCCCCCGCCGAGGAGAACCCCGCATGA
- the hisD gene encoding histidinol dehydrogenase has protein sequence MNVLTWTELDEAGRAEALRRGTAAAGPEVTAGVAEILREVRTRGDDALRELTARLDGAEPATIEVPADARAAAVAGLDPALRDAITEAAGRIRVFHEAGRQQGYAVETAPGVVCERVVRPIRRVGLYVPAGSAPLPSTALMLGVPAQLAGCPEVVLCTPPRPDGTADPAVLAAAAECGITQVFLVGGAQAVAAMAYGTPTVPRCDKIFGPGNAWVTEAKRQVSTAEGGPGIDLPAGPSEVLVVADAGADPEFVAADLLSQAEHGPDSQVILLTDSPALADAVAAQVQEQVETLPRAAIARKALAASRLIVTPDLETALEVSNDYAPEHLILALRDPRAWIDRVDRAGSVFLGDHTPETLGDYCSGTNHVLPTAGAARYTGGVNVAAFQIAMTVQRATPAGLQEVGPCAVILAEAEQLHAHQRAVTRRLDRLAPGPW, from the coding sequence ATGAACGTCCTGACCTGGACCGAGCTCGACGAGGCCGGTCGCGCCGAGGCGCTGCGGCGCGGCACCGCGGCCGCGGGGCCCGAGGTCACCGCTGGCGTGGCGGAGATCCTGCGCGAGGTGCGGACCCGCGGCGACGACGCGCTCCGCGAGCTCACCGCACGCCTGGACGGGGCGGAGCCGGCGACGATCGAGGTCCCCGCCGACGCCCGGGCCGCCGCCGTCGCCGGCCTGGACCCGGCCCTCCGCGACGCGATCACGGAGGCCGCGGGCCGGATCCGCGTCTTCCACGAGGCGGGCCGGCAGCAGGGGTATGCCGTGGAGACGGCCCCCGGTGTCGTGTGCGAGCGGGTGGTGCGGCCCATCCGCCGCGTCGGTCTCTACGTGCCCGCGGGCTCGGCCCCGCTGCCTTCGACCGCGCTCATGCTCGGCGTCCCCGCCCAGCTCGCCGGGTGCCCCGAGGTCGTCCTGTGCACGCCCCCGCGTCCCGACGGCACGGCCGACCCGGCCGTGCTGGCCGCCGCGGCCGAGTGCGGCATCACCCAGGTCTTCCTCGTCGGCGGGGCGCAGGCGGTCGCCGCCATGGCCTACGGGACGCCGACCGTCCCGCGCTGCGACAAGATCTTCGGCCCCGGCAACGCCTGGGTCACCGAGGCCAAGCGGCAGGTGTCCACCGCGGAGGGCGGGCCCGGCATCGACCTGCCCGCCGGCCCCTCCGAGGTGCTGGTCGTCGCCGACGCCGGGGCGGACCCCGAGTTCGTCGCCGCCGACCTGCTCTCCCAGGCCGAGCACGGCCCCGACAGCCAGGTCATCCTGCTCACCGACAGCCCCGCGCTGGCCGACGCCGTCGCCGCGCAGGTGCAGGAGCAGGTGGAGACCCTCCCGCGCGCCGCGATCGCCCGCAAGGCGCTCGCCGCCTCCCGGCTCATCGTCACCCCCGACCTGGAGACCGCCCTGGAGGTCTCCAACGACTACGCGCCCGAGCACCTCATCCTGGCGCTGCGGGACCCCCGGGCCTGGATCGACCGGGTGGACCGCGCCGGCTCGGTCTTCCTCGGCGACCACACGCCGGAGACGCTCGGCGACTACTGCTCGGGGACCAACCACGTGCTCCCGACGGCGGGCGCCGCCCGCTACACCGGCGGGGTCAACGTCGCGGCCTTCCAGATCGCGATGACCGTGCAGCGCGCCACCCCGGCCGGGCTGCAGGAGGTCGGGCCGTGCGCGGTCATCTTGGCCGAGGCCGAGCAGCTGCACGCGCACCAGCGTGCCGTGACCCGCCGGCTGGACCGCCTCGCTCCGGGGCCCTGGTGA
- the hisG gene encoding ATP phosphoribosyltransferase — MTPPAPRDRLRVAIQKSGRLGDPARELLASCGLTWRESRDKLFLYGESLPVDLLLVRDDDIPGLIADGVCDLGIVGRNVLVEHSLGREEEGRPSGLTEWRQLGWGTCRLDVAIDEGQEWTGPEQLAGLRIATSYPHTLTRWLRDHDVRAEPVVLNGSVEIAPRLGQADVVCDLVSTGGTLRANQLRPVTTILHSEAVIAGPDSTLDDGRQEIADLLMRRLDGAVQLKESRLLMLRAARETLTDLLPLLPAGHEPTVLQVDDRTEVSVQVLVHGSVSWAKLEQLKQAGAHNLMVLPVEGMLA; from the coding sequence ATGACCCCGCCCGCGCCGCGCGACCGTCTGCGCGTGGCCATCCAGAAGTCCGGCCGCCTCGGCGACCCGGCCCGCGAGCTGCTCGCCTCCTGCGGTCTCACCTGGCGTGAGAGCCGGGACAAGCTCTTCCTCTACGGCGAGTCGCTGCCCGTGGACCTGCTGCTGGTCCGCGACGACGACATCCCCGGCCTCATCGCCGACGGGGTGTGCGACCTCGGCATCGTGGGCCGCAACGTCCTCGTGGAGCACAGCCTGGGCCGGGAGGAGGAGGGCCGCCCCTCCGGGCTGACCGAGTGGCGGCAGCTGGGCTGGGGCACCTGCCGGCTGGACGTCGCCATCGACGAGGGGCAGGAGTGGACCGGCCCCGAGCAGCTGGCCGGGCTGCGGATCGCGACCTCCTACCCGCACACGCTCACCCGCTGGCTGCGCGACCACGACGTGCGCGCCGAGCCGGTGGTCCTCAACGGCTCCGTCGAGATCGCCCCGCGCCTGGGCCAGGCCGACGTGGTCTGCGACCTGGTCTCCACCGGCGGGACCCTGCGTGCCAACCAGCTGCGGCCCGTCACCACCATCCTGCACTCCGAGGCGGTCATCGCCGGGCCCGACTCCACGCTGGACGACGGGCGCCAGGAGATCGCCGACCTGCTGATGCGGCGCCTGGACGGGGCGGTGCAGCTCAAGGAGTCCCGTCTGCTCATGCTGCGCGCCGCCCGGGAGACCCTGACCGACCTGCTGCCGCTGCTGCCGGCCGGTCACGAGCCGACCGTGCTGCAGGTGGACGACCGCACGGAGGTCTCGGTGCAGGTGCTGGTGCACGGGTCGGTGTCCTGGGCCAAGCTCGAGCAGCTCAAGCAGGCCGGCGCGCACAACCTCATGGTCCTGCCCGTCGAGGGGATGCTGGCATGA